The Nyctibius grandis isolate bNycGra1 chromosome 23, bNycGra1.pri, whole genome shotgun sequence genome contains a region encoding:
- the ATP1A1 gene encoding sodium/potassium-transporting ATPase subunit alpha-1 isoform X3, whose protein sequence is MDELKKEVSMDDHKLSLDELHRKYGTDLSRGLTPARAAEILARDGPNALTPPPTTPEWVKFCRQLFGGFSLLLWIGAILCFLAYGIQSVMEEEANNDNLYLGVVLAAVVIITGCFSYYQEAKSSKIMESFKNMVPQQALVVRNGEKISINAEGVVVGDLVEVKGGDRIPADLRIISAHGCKVDNSSLTGESEPQTRSPDFSNENPLETRNIAFFSTNCVEGTARGIVISTGDRTVMGRIASLASGLEGGKTPIAMEIEHFIHLITGVAVFLGVSFFILSLILEYTWLEAVIFLIGIIVANVPEGLLATVTVCLTLTAKRMARKNCLVKNLEAVETLGSTSTICSDKTGTLTQNRMTVAHMWFDNQIHEADTTENQSGASFDKSSATWSALSRVAGLCNRAVFQANQENVPILKRAVAGDASESALLKCIELCCGSVKEMRDRYPKVVEIPFNSTNKYQLSIHKNANPSESRYLLVMKGAPERILDRCSTILIHGKEQPLDEEMKDAFQNAYLELGGLGERVLGFCHLALPDEQFPEGFQFDTDDVNFPVDKLCFVGLMSMIDPPRAAVPDAVGKCRSAGIKVIMVTGDHPITAKAIAKGVGIISEGNETVEDIAARLNIPVSQVNPRDAKACVVHGSDLKDMTSEQLDDILIHHTEIVFARTSPQQKLIIVEGCQRQGAIVAVTGDGVNDSPALKKADIGVAMGIAGSDVSKQAADMILLDDNFASIVTGVEEGRLIFDNLKKSIAYTLTSNIPEITPFLIFIIANIPLPLGTVTILCIDLGTDMVPAISLAYEQAESDIMKRQPRNPKTDKLVNERLISMAYGQIGMIQALGGFFTYFVIMAENGFWPSGLLGLRIQWDDRWINDVEDSYGQQWTYEQRKIVEFTCHTAFFVSIVVVQWADLIICKTRRNSVFQQGMKNKILIFGLFEETALAAFLSYCPGMDVALRMYPLKPTWWFCAFPYSLLIFLYDEVRKLIIRRNPGGWVEKETYY, encoded by the exons aTGGATGAGCTTAAAAAGGAAGTCTCAATG GATGACCACAAGCTGAGCCTTGATGAACTTCATCGTAAATACGGAACAGACTTGAGTAGG GGTTTGACTCCCGCACGTGCAGCAGAGATTTTGGCTCGTGATGGCCCAAATGCCCTCACACCCCCACCCACCACGCCTGAATGGGTGAAATTCTGTCGGCAGCTCTTTGGAGGGTTCTCGCTCCTGTTGTGGATTGGTGctattctgtgttttctggctTATGGCATACAAAGTGTGATGGAAGAGGAGGCCAACAACGATAAT CTGTACCTGGGTGTTGTGTTGGCAGCTGTGGTTATCATTACTGGCTGTTTCTCTTATTACCAAGAAGCAAAAAGTTCCAAGATCATGGAGTCCTTCAAGAACATGGTGCCTCAG CAAGCTCTTGTAGTCAGAAACGGTGAGAAGATCAGCATAAATGCTGAAGGTGTTGTAGTTGGAGACCTAGTGGAGGTGAAAGGAGGAGACAGAATTCCGGCCGACCTTCGGATCATATCTGCACACGGTTGCAAG GTGGATAACTCCTCACTTACTGGTGAATCAGAGCCTCAGACCAGGTCTCCAGACTTCTCCAATGAGAACCCACTGGAGACCAGGAACATTGCCTTCTTTTCCACCAACTGTGTGGAAG GCACTGCCCGTGGCATTGTCATTAGCACTGGGGATCGCACTGTGATGGGCCGTATTGCCAGTCTGGCTTCTGGACTGGAAGGGGGGAAAACTCCCATTGCCATGGAGATTGAGCACTTTATTCACCTCATCACTGGAGTGGCTGTGTTCCTGGGTGTCTCCTTCTTCATCCTTTCGCTCATCCTTGAGTACACGTGGCTGGAGGCTGTAATCTTCCTCATCGGGATCATTGTTGCCAATGTCCCTGAGGGGCTGCTTGCAACAGTCACA GTATGTCTGACACTAACAGCCAAGCGTATGGCTCGTAAGAACTGCTTGGTGAAGAACCTGGAAGCTGTGGAAACCCTGGGCTCCACATCCACTATCTGTTCTGACAAAACAGGCACTCTGACACAGAATCGCATGACGGTTGCGCACATGTGGTTTGACAATCAGATTCATGAGGCTGATACTACAGAGAACCAGAGTG gTGCTTCCTTTGACAAGAGCTCAGCTACTTGGAGTGCTTTGTCCAGAGTTGCAGGTCTCTGCAACCGTGCTGTGTTTCAGGCCAACCAGGAAAATGTACCAATTCTTAAG AGAGCAGTGGCGGGAGATGCCTCTGAGTCTGCACTTCTGAAATGCATTGAATTGTGCTGTGGTTCTGTCAAGGAGATGAGAGACAGGTATCCCAAAGTGGTGGAAATACCATTTAACTCTACCAACAAGTACCAG CTGTCTATCCACAAAAATGCAAATCCATCAGAATCCCGTTACTTGCTGGTGATGAAGGGAGCTCCAGAGAGGATCTTGGATCGCTGCAGCACCATTCTTATTCATGGCAAAGAGCAACCACTGGATGAGGAAATGAAAGATGCTTTTCAGAATGCCTACCTTGAGTTGGGAGGCCTCGGGGAGAGAGTGTTAG GATTCTGTCACTTGGCTCTGCCTGATGAGCAGTTCCCCGAAGGCTTCCAGTTCGATACAGACGACGTGAACTTCCCTGTAGACAAACTCTGCTTTGTAGGACTGATGTCTATGATTGACCCTCCtcgtgctgctgtgccagatgCTGTTGGCAAATGCAGAAGCGCTGGGATCAAG GTTATCATGGTTACTGGAGACCATCCGATCACAGCCAAAGCCATTGCTAAGGGTGTCGGCATCATCTCTGAGGGCAATGAAACAGTagaagatattgctgctcgACTCAACATTCCTGTCAGCCAGGTCAACCCAAG GGATGCCAAAGCTTGTGTTGTTCATGGCTCAGATTTGAAGGACATGACCAGTGAGCAACTGGATGACATCCTGATTCATCATACAGAAATTGTCTTTGCCAGGACATCTCCTCAGCAGAAGCTTATAATTGTGGAAGGCTGTCAACGACAG GGTGCTATTGTAGCAGTCACAGGTGACGGTGTGAATGATTCCCCAGCCCTGAAGAAGGCTGACATTGGTGTTGCTATGGGTATTGCTGGCTCAGACGTCTCCAAGCAGGCAGCTGACATGATTCTGCTGGATGATAACTTTGCCTCCATTGTCACTGGGGTTGAAGAAG GGCGTCTGATCTTTGATAACCTGAAGAAATCTATTGCTTACACCTTGACCAGTAACATTCCTGAAATCACGCCGTTCCTGATCTTCATCATTGCGAACATACCCCTTCCACTGGGAACAGTCACCATCCTCTGCATTGACTTGGGCACTGACATG GTCCCTGCTATCTCCCTGGCCTATGAGCAAGCAGAGAGTGACATCATGAAGAGGCAACCCAGAAATCCCAAAACAGACAAGCTGGTGAATGAACGGCTGATCAGCATGGCCTATGGGCAGATTG GTATGATCCAGGCCCTTGGAGGTTTCTTCACCTATTTTGTAATCATGGCAGAGAATGGGTTCTGGCCTTCTGGCTTGCTAGGGCTCAGAATTCAGTGGGATGACCGATGGATTAACGATGTGGAAGACAGCTATGGGCAGCAATGG ACCTACGAACAGAGGAAAATAGTGGAGTTCACTTGCCATACAGCCTTCTTTGTCAGCATTGTGGTTGTGCAGTGGGCAGACTTGATCATATGTAAGACCCGAAGAAACTCTGTCTTCCAGCAGGGGATGAA GAACAAGATCCTAATATTTGGTCTCTTTGAGGAGACTGCTCTGGCTGCCTTCCTCTCCTACTGCCCTGGGATGGATGTTGCTCTAAGGATGTACCCTCTCAA GCCGACCTGGTGGTTCTGCGCTTTCCCATACTCCCTCCTCATATTCCTGTATGATGAAGTCAGAAAGCTCATTATCAGACGCAACCCTGGTG gTTGGGTGGAAAAAGAGACCTACTACTAA
- the ATP1A1 gene encoding sodium/potassium-transporting ATPase subunit alpha-1 isoform X1: MAQTPAAFLLTPSPPEKGPPAPGACEARSPQGVWGPQPPGLALSDALLERSCGACLLPGPAGRDKYEPTATSEHGAKKKKGKKEKDMDELKKEVSMDDHKLSLDELHRKYGTDLSRGLTPARAAEILARDGPNALTPPPTTPEWVKFCRQLFGGFSLLLWIGAILCFLAYGIQSVMEEEANNDNLYLGVVLAAVVIITGCFSYYQEAKSSKIMESFKNMVPQQALVVRNGEKISINAEGVVVGDLVEVKGGDRIPADLRIISAHGCKVDNSSLTGESEPQTRSPDFSNENPLETRNIAFFSTNCVEGTARGIVISTGDRTVMGRIASLASGLEGGKTPIAMEIEHFIHLITGVAVFLGVSFFILSLILEYTWLEAVIFLIGIIVANVPEGLLATVTVCLTLTAKRMARKNCLVKNLEAVETLGSTSTICSDKTGTLTQNRMTVAHMWFDNQIHEADTTENQSGASFDKSSATWSALSRVAGLCNRAVFQANQENVPILKRAVAGDASESALLKCIELCCGSVKEMRDRYPKVVEIPFNSTNKYQLSIHKNANPSESRYLLVMKGAPERILDRCSTILIHGKEQPLDEEMKDAFQNAYLELGGLGERVLGFCHLALPDEQFPEGFQFDTDDVNFPVDKLCFVGLMSMIDPPRAAVPDAVGKCRSAGIKVIMVTGDHPITAKAIAKGVGIISEGNETVEDIAARLNIPVSQVNPRDAKACVVHGSDLKDMTSEQLDDILIHHTEIVFARTSPQQKLIIVEGCQRQGAIVAVTGDGVNDSPALKKADIGVAMGIAGSDVSKQAADMILLDDNFASIVTGVEEGRLIFDNLKKSIAYTLTSNIPEITPFLIFIIANIPLPLGTVTILCIDLGTDMVPAISLAYEQAESDIMKRQPRNPKTDKLVNERLISMAYGQIGMIQALGGFFTYFVIMAENGFWPSGLLGLRIQWDDRWINDVEDSYGQQWTYEQRKIVEFTCHTAFFVSIVVVQWADLIICKTRRNSVFQQGMKNKILIFGLFEETALAAFLSYCPGMDVALRMYPLKPTWWFCAFPYSLLIFLYDEVRKLIIRRNPGGWVEKETYY; encoded by the exons gctGGAAGAGACAAGTATGAGCCCACTGCTACATCAGAGCATGGAGcgaagaagaaaaaggggaagaaggagaaggacaTGGATGAGCTTAAAAAGGAAGTCTCAATG GATGACCACAAGCTGAGCCTTGATGAACTTCATCGTAAATACGGAACAGACTTGAGTAGG GGTTTGACTCCCGCACGTGCAGCAGAGATTTTGGCTCGTGATGGCCCAAATGCCCTCACACCCCCACCCACCACGCCTGAATGGGTGAAATTCTGTCGGCAGCTCTTTGGAGGGTTCTCGCTCCTGTTGTGGATTGGTGctattctgtgttttctggctTATGGCATACAAAGTGTGATGGAAGAGGAGGCCAACAACGATAAT CTGTACCTGGGTGTTGTGTTGGCAGCTGTGGTTATCATTACTGGCTGTTTCTCTTATTACCAAGAAGCAAAAAGTTCCAAGATCATGGAGTCCTTCAAGAACATGGTGCCTCAG CAAGCTCTTGTAGTCAGAAACGGTGAGAAGATCAGCATAAATGCTGAAGGTGTTGTAGTTGGAGACCTAGTGGAGGTGAAAGGAGGAGACAGAATTCCGGCCGACCTTCGGATCATATCTGCACACGGTTGCAAG GTGGATAACTCCTCACTTACTGGTGAATCAGAGCCTCAGACCAGGTCTCCAGACTTCTCCAATGAGAACCCACTGGAGACCAGGAACATTGCCTTCTTTTCCACCAACTGTGTGGAAG GCACTGCCCGTGGCATTGTCATTAGCACTGGGGATCGCACTGTGATGGGCCGTATTGCCAGTCTGGCTTCTGGACTGGAAGGGGGGAAAACTCCCATTGCCATGGAGATTGAGCACTTTATTCACCTCATCACTGGAGTGGCTGTGTTCCTGGGTGTCTCCTTCTTCATCCTTTCGCTCATCCTTGAGTACACGTGGCTGGAGGCTGTAATCTTCCTCATCGGGATCATTGTTGCCAATGTCCCTGAGGGGCTGCTTGCAACAGTCACA GTATGTCTGACACTAACAGCCAAGCGTATGGCTCGTAAGAACTGCTTGGTGAAGAACCTGGAAGCTGTGGAAACCCTGGGCTCCACATCCACTATCTGTTCTGACAAAACAGGCACTCTGACACAGAATCGCATGACGGTTGCGCACATGTGGTTTGACAATCAGATTCATGAGGCTGATACTACAGAGAACCAGAGTG gTGCTTCCTTTGACAAGAGCTCAGCTACTTGGAGTGCTTTGTCCAGAGTTGCAGGTCTCTGCAACCGTGCTGTGTTTCAGGCCAACCAGGAAAATGTACCAATTCTTAAG AGAGCAGTGGCGGGAGATGCCTCTGAGTCTGCACTTCTGAAATGCATTGAATTGTGCTGTGGTTCTGTCAAGGAGATGAGAGACAGGTATCCCAAAGTGGTGGAAATACCATTTAACTCTACCAACAAGTACCAG CTGTCTATCCACAAAAATGCAAATCCATCAGAATCCCGTTACTTGCTGGTGATGAAGGGAGCTCCAGAGAGGATCTTGGATCGCTGCAGCACCATTCTTATTCATGGCAAAGAGCAACCACTGGATGAGGAAATGAAAGATGCTTTTCAGAATGCCTACCTTGAGTTGGGAGGCCTCGGGGAGAGAGTGTTAG GATTCTGTCACTTGGCTCTGCCTGATGAGCAGTTCCCCGAAGGCTTCCAGTTCGATACAGACGACGTGAACTTCCCTGTAGACAAACTCTGCTTTGTAGGACTGATGTCTATGATTGACCCTCCtcgtgctgctgtgccagatgCTGTTGGCAAATGCAGAAGCGCTGGGATCAAG GTTATCATGGTTACTGGAGACCATCCGATCACAGCCAAAGCCATTGCTAAGGGTGTCGGCATCATCTCTGAGGGCAATGAAACAGTagaagatattgctgctcgACTCAACATTCCTGTCAGCCAGGTCAACCCAAG GGATGCCAAAGCTTGTGTTGTTCATGGCTCAGATTTGAAGGACATGACCAGTGAGCAACTGGATGACATCCTGATTCATCATACAGAAATTGTCTTTGCCAGGACATCTCCTCAGCAGAAGCTTATAATTGTGGAAGGCTGTCAACGACAG GGTGCTATTGTAGCAGTCACAGGTGACGGTGTGAATGATTCCCCAGCCCTGAAGAAGGCTGACATTGGTGTTGCTATGGGTATTGCTGGCTCAGACGTCTCCAAGCAGGCAGCTGACATGATTCTGCTGGATGATAACTTTGCCTCCATTGTCACTGGGGTTGAAGAAG GGCGTCTGATCTTTGATAACCTGAAGAAATCTATTGCTTACACCTTGACCAGTAACATTCCTGAAATCACGCCGTTCCTGATCTTCATCATTGCGAACATACCCCTTCCACTGGGAACAGTCACCATCCTCTGCATTGACTTGGGCACTGACATG GTCCCTGCTATCTCCCTGGCCTATGAGCAAGCAGAGAGTGACATCATGAAGAGGCAACCCAGAAATCCCAAAACAGACAAGCTGGTGAATGAACGGCTGATCAGCATGGCCTATGGGCAGATTG GTATGATCCAGGCCCTTGGAGGTTTCTTCACCTATTTTGTAATCATGGCAGAGAATGGGTTCTGGCCTTCTGGCTTGCTAGGGCTCAGAATTCAGTGGGATGACCGATGGATTAACGATGTGGAAGACAGCTATGGGCAGCAATGG ACCTACGAACAGAGGAAAATAGTGGAGTTCACTTGCCATACAGCCTTCTTTGTCAGCATTGTGGTTGTGCAGTGGGCAGACTTGATCATATGTAAGACCCGAAGAAACTCTGTCTTCCAGCAGGGGATGAA GAACAAGATCCTAATATTTGGTCTCTTTGAGGAGACTGCTCTGGCTGCCTTCCTCTCCTACTGCCCTGGGATGGATGTTGCTCTAAGGATGTACCCTCTCAA GCCGACCTGGTGGTTCTGCGCTTTCCCATACTCCCTCCTCATATTCCTGTATGATGAAGTCAGAAAGCTCATTATCAGACGCAACCCTGGTG gTTGGGTGGAAAAAGAGACCTACTACTAA
- the ATP1A1 gene encoding sodium/potassium-transporting ATPase subunit alpha-1 isoform X2 has translation MGKGAGRDKYEPTATSEHGAKKKKGKKEKDMDELKKEVSMDDHKLSLDELHRKYGTDLSRGLTPARAAEILARDGPNALTPPPTTPEWVKFCRQLFGGFSLLLWIGAILCFLAYGIQSVMEEEANNDNLYLGVVLAAVVIITGCFSYYQEAKSSKIMESFKNMVPQQALVVRNGEKISINAEGVVVGDLVEVKGGDRIPADLRIISAHGCKVDNSSLTGESEPQTRSPDFSNENPLETRNIAFFSTNCVEGTARGIVISTGDRTVMGRIASLASGLEGGKTPIAMEIEHFIHLITGVAVFLGVSFFILSLILEYTWLEAVIFLIGIIVANVPEGLLATVTVCLTLTAKRMARKNCLVKNLEAVETLGSTSTICSDKTGTLTQNRMTVAHMWFDNQIHEADTTENQSGASFDKSSATWSALSRVAGLCNRAVFQANQENVPILKRAVAGDASESALLKCIELCCGSVKEMRDRYPKVVEIPFNSTNKYQLSIHKNANPSESRYLLVMKGAPERILDRCSTILIHGKEQPLDEEMKDAFQNAYLELGGLGERVLGFCHLALPDEQFPEGFQFDTDDVNFPVDKLCFVGLMSMIDPPRAAVPDAVGKCRSAGIKVIMVTGDHPITAKAIAKGVGIISEGNETVEDIAARLNIPVSQVNPRDAKACVVHGSDLKDMTSEQLDDILIHHTEIVFARTSPQQKLIIVEGCQRQGAIVAVTGDGVNDSPALKKADIGVAMGIAGSDVSKQAADMILLDDNFASIVTGVEEGRLIFDNLKKSIAYTLTSNIPEITPFLIFIIANIPLPLGTVTILCIDLGTDMVPAISLAYEQAESDIMKRQPRNPKTDKLVNERLISMAYGQIGMIQALGGFFTYFVIMAENGFWPSGLLGLRIQWDDRWINDVEDSYGQQWTYEQRKIVEFTCHTAFFVSIVVVQWADLIICKTRRNSVFQQGMKNKILIFGLFEETALAAFLSYCPGMDVALRMYPLKPTWWFCAFPYSLLIFLYDEVRKLIIRRNPGGWVEKETYY, from the exons gctGGAAGAGACAAGTATGAGCCCACTGCTACATCAGAGCATGGAGcgaagaagaaaaaggggaagaaggagaaggacaTGGATGAGCTTAAAAAGGAAGTCTCAATG GATGACCACAAGCTGAGCCTTGATGAACTTCATCGTAAATACGGAACAGACTTGAGTAGG GGTTTGACTCCCGCACGTGCAGCAGAGATTTTGGCTCGTGATGGCCCAAATGCCCTCACACCCCCACCCACCACGCCTGAATGGGTGAAATTCTGTCGGCAGCTCTTTGGAGGGTTCTCGCTCCTGTTGTGGATTGGTGctattctgtgttttctggctTATGGCATACAAAGTGTGATGGAAGAGGAGGCCAACAACGATAAT CTGTACCTGGGTGTTGTGTTGGCAGCTGTGGTTATCATTACTGGCTGTTTCTCTTATTACCAAGAAGCAAAAAGTTCCAAGATCATGGAGTCCTTCAAGAACATGGTGCCTCAG CAAGCTCTTGTAGTCAGAAACGGTGAGAAGATCAGCATAAATGCTGAAGGTGTTGTAGTTGGAGACCTAGTGGAGGTGAAAGGAGGAGACAGAATTCCGGCCGACCTTCGGATCATATCTGCACACGGTTGCAAG GTGGATAACTCCTCACTTACTGGTGAATCAGAGCCTCAGACCAGGTCTCCAGACTTCTCCAATGAGAACCCACTGGAGACCAGGAACATTGCCTTCTTTTCCACCAACTGTGTGGAAG GCACTGCCCGTGGCATTGTCATTAGCACTGGGGATCGCACTGTGATGGGCCGTATTGCCAGTCTGGCTTCTGGACTGGAAGGGGGGAAAACTCCCATTGCCATGGAGATTGAGCACTTTATTCACCTCATCACTGGAGTGGCTGTGTTCCTGGGTGTCTCCTTCTTCATCCTTTCGCTCATCCTTGAGTACACGTGGCTGGAGGCTGTAATCTTCCTCATCGGGATCATTGTTGCCAATGTCCCTGAGGGGCTGCTTGCAACAGTCACA GTATGTCTGACACTAACAGCCAAGCGTATGGCTCGTAAGAACTGCTTGGTGAAGAACCTGGAAGCTGTGGAAACCCTGGGCTCCACATCCACTATCTGTTCTGACAAAACAGGCACTCTGACACAGAATCGCATGACGGTTGCGCACATGTGGTTTGACAATCAGATTCATGAGGCTGATACTACAGAGAACCAGAGTG gTGCTTCCTTTGACAAGAGCTCAGCTACTTGGAGTGCTTTGTCCAGAGTTGCAGGTCTCTGCAACCGTGCTGTGTTTCAGGCCAACCAGGAAAATGTACCAATTCTTAAG AGAGCAGTGGCGGGAGATGCCTCTGAGTCTGCACTTCTGAAATGCATTGAATTGTGCTGTGGTTCTGTCAAGGAGATGAGAGACAGGTATCCCAAAGTGGTGGAAATACCATTTAACTCTACCAACAAGTACCAG CTGTCTATCCACAAAAATGCAAATCCATCAGAATCCCGTTACTTGCTGGTGATGAAGGGAGCTCCAGAGAGGATCTTGGATCGCTGCAGCACCATTCTTATTCATGGCAAAGAGCAACCACTGGATGAGGAAATGAAAGATGCTTTTCAGAATGCCTACCTTGAGTTGGGAGGCCTCGGGGAGAGAGTGTTAG GATTCTGTCACTTGGCTCTGCCTGATGAGCAGTTCCCCGAAGGCTTCCAGTTCGATACAGACGACGTGAACTTCCCTGTAGACAAACTCTGCTTTGTAGGACTGATGTCTATGATTGACCCTCCtcgtgctgctgtgccagatgCTGTTGGCAAATGCAGAAGCGCTGGGATCAAG GTTATCATGGTTACTGGAGACCATCCGATCACAGCCAAAGCCATTGCTAAGGGTGTCGGCATCATCTCTGAGGGCAATGAAACAGTagaagatattgctgctcgACTCAACATTCCTGTCAGCCAGGTCAACCCAAG GGATGCCAAAGCTTGTGTTGTTCATGGCTCAGATTTGAAGGACATGACCAGTGAGCAACTGGATGACATCCTGATTCATCATACAGAAATTGTCTTTGCCAGGACATCTCCTCAGCAGAAGCTTATAATTGTGGAAGGCTGTCAACGACAG GGTGCTATTGTAGCAGTCACAGGTGACGGTGTGAATGATTCCCCAGCCCTGAAGAAGGCTGACATTGGTGTTGCTATGGGTATTGCTGGCTCAGACGTCTCCAAGCAGGCAGCTGACATGATTCTGCTGGATGATAACTTTGCCTCCATTGTCACTGGGGTTGAAGAAG GGCGTCTGATCTTTGATAACCTGAAGAAATCTATTGCTTACACCTTGACCAGTAACATTCCTGAAATCACGCCGTTCCTGATCTTCATCATTGCGAACATACCCCTTCCACTGGGAACAGTCACCATCCTCTGCATTGACTTGGGCACTGACATG GTCCCTGCTATCTCCCTGGCCTATGAGCAAGCAGAGAGTGACATCATGAAGAGGCAACCCAGAAATCCCAAAACAGACAAGCTGGTGAATGAACGGCTGATCAGCATGGCCTATGGGCAGATTG GTATGATCCAGGCCCTTGGAGGTTTCTTCACCTATTTTGTAATCATGGCAGAGAATGGGTTCTGGCCTTCTGGCTTGCTAGGGCTCAGAATTCAGTGGGATGACCGATGGATTAACGATGTGGAAGACAGCTATGGGCAGCAATGG ACCTACGAACAGAGGAAAATAGTGGAGTTCACTTGCCATACAGCCTTCTTTGTCAGCATTGTGGTTGTGCAGTGGGCAGACTTGATCATATGTAAGACCCGAAGAAACTCTGTCTTCCAGCAGGGGATGAA GAACAAGATCCTAATATTTGGTCTCTTTGAGGAGACTGCTCTGGCTGCCTTCCTCTCCTACTGCCCTGGGATGGATGTTGCTCTAAGGATGTACCCTCTCAA GCCGACCTGGTGGTTCTGCGCTTTCCCATACTCCCTCCTCATATTCCTGTATGATGAAGTCAGAAAGCTCATTATCAGACGCAACCCTGGTG gTTGGGTGGAAAAAGAGACCTACTACTAA